The nucleotide window TATGTTATCTTCATGATTTCTTCATTTGTACTTGGtctaaagaagaaaaggattttttgagagtccccgtcatggcttagtggttaaggaacccgactagcatccccaaggacgtgggttcgatccctggcctcactcagtgggttaaggatctggtgttgctgtggctatggtgtagggcggtagctacagttccgatttgacccctagcctgggaacctccacatgccactggtgcagccctaaaaaaaaaaaaagaagaagaagaagaaaaggtttttttttcccctttcagaaTATAATGATTAGAGgggttttattataaaatgtttcttCTGATTGGACTTTACATTTGTGTATACATTTGATTAGCTTTTCATTATCCTCTTTGCAAAAATCGTAAAACAGTGACTCTGCTTAAAATAGcctttatatttttgaaacataGAGTTACTCTTATTAGGAGGAATTTGAAAATTGGTTTTGGTTGAAATCCAGAAATAATTTAAGTTGATACTTTTATTCATAGTTTTCATGTGAAATGAACTGttgaaatactgatttttattctttctttttttcagctggaAAAGCAGTGTCCGTGTTGTTATGTACACCTCCAAAAAATTTCAGATCTGTAGGGGAATTGTTGTGTAAAGTAAACTGAACTACAGGGTAGCAGTGTTTTGGTAGCTATTATAGACGTGTATTTACTgtattaaaaatgagtaaaagaacaAGCAATGACACACCACTAGGAAGGTCAGTGACATTTTATTCAGTTGAGCTGGTATTATAGGCTTGAGACATAGTGGCTTTAAAGCTGATTGCCATTGGCTAATCATGTTCTTTTACACTTTTATCAGCATTTTGTGTTTGGGGGCAACTTCCTTTTTACTGCATTTCCCTGGGGCATGGGTCCTTCTTTAATTTAGAAGGTTACTCAGTGCATTTATACTGTCTTTCTCCATAAaggaatgtcatttttaaaaaaataccagtaTATATGATATTAAGTACAAATTAATAATGTGAAACTTTCGATCCCCCAAAATGAATGCATACATTAAggatatattaatacatattctCTATTTGATATTTGTTTCATCTCAGTCATGAGATATACATTAAGGgaggttttaatttgtattttgtgaAATTTAGGGGTTGCAtctctttttttggtaaatttagaATTAACATTATTTATCTTATGAATCTGGTTTTTatcattaaaagattttttttcatgcatgacagcaatttctaatttctaatttttataaagtcCTAGCCGCTTCCCTTCAAATAATTGATTaggaaatttccatttgtttcattttagacatttttttttttgttctaagcAGCATGCATGTCTACTTatgcagagaggaagagagtgtatatatgtgcacGTTTGTGTCGtggttatataataattttaagtatttgCTCCTAAGCAGTGTCCTCAAGGTGGAGTTTCAGCTAAGTGAGAAGTCATTATAttgaggaaaacattttcttcagccttgtttttccttttcgTTCAGTCCTTACAAATAAGAAATCTCCTTTTGCTCTTCCTATAAGATACTGTCTTCTAACTTTCACTCCATGGAGAAGACTGACATTTTAACACTCAGTCACCTCTGTCGTTAAATTTTTGCTCACAGAGTGAGTGGGGCAGCGTTTCCTTCTCCCACTGCTGCAGAGATGGCGGAAATTAGTCGAATTCAGTATGAAATGGAATACACTGAAGGTATTAGTCAGCGAATGAGGGTCCCGGAGAAATTAAAGGTAGCACCACCAAATGCTGACATGGAACAAGGATTCCAAGAAGGAGTTTCAAATGCTAGTGTGATCATGCAGGTTCCAGAGAGAATTGTCGTAGCAGGTATGTCATATTTGTTTATAAAGTTACCTGATACATctttagtttatatatattttatgaaaactttATAGTTTTTCCAAATATTATGAAGAATAGCGGTTGGAAAGTGCagctttatattttcttcaaaaattttcttcattataatAGTCTGAAATttcaaacagtattttttaataattcaactaattattgaggtataatttatatacattgtgtgtcatttttaagtgtgcagccTGATGAGTTTTGACAGGTGTGTGTTCCTTTATAACTTCTACCACAGTCcagatatagaatattttcaattaCCCCCCCCAAAAGGTTTCTTTGTGCCCCATCTCATTCAGTTCCTACCCCTCAATTCCAGGCAACCATAATCTCCTTTCTATAACCAAAAACCAAAATTGTCTTTCCTAGAGTTCATATGAATGAAATGATAGAATATGTACTCTTGGGTCTGCCTTCTTTTTGTTTAGTGTTAGGTTTTTGAGATTCTTCCATATTGTTGCTTATATCAGTTCATTATttctaatattccactgtgtggacaCACGACAGTTTGTTTCTACATTCACCTAtttatggacatttgagttgtttcctttttggtgctattaggaataaagctgctgtTGATTTTCTCATGTCTTTGTAAAGatgtgtttccatatcttaggagtggaattgctatatCATTAAAAGTTATGATGTTTAACTTTATGGAAAGCTGTCAAACTATTTTAGAAGTTGGTTGTCCCCTGTTATGGTCCATCAGTGACATGTAAGAGTTTGTTGCTCCACATCCCTGCCGATACTTTGTATTGTtagcctttttaattttagcGAATTATTCCTAATGGGTTTATAGTGGCAAATACATTTTACTAAAACCAGTATCTTATAAAaacctcccttctttcctttttattttatttttttactcccAGGAAATAATGAAGACATTCCATTTTCAAGACCAGCAGATCTTGACCTTATACAGTCAACTCCCTTTAAACCTCTGGCACTAAAAACACCACCTCGTGTGCTTACGCTAAGTGAAAGACCACTAGATTTTCTGGATTTAGAAAGACCTCCTCCAACCCCTCAAAATGAAGAAGTAAGTACTAGAGTTTCAACATCAACTGAATTTGAAATAACAGACGAGCAAAAGGTAAAGAGGAGTTAGGAGGCTATCAGTCATATCATTAGCAATGTGTGATGAAATCCCTCAGCATGGACCATTGGTCATGATAAATTCTGTTGTATAGATAACCCAAATAAGATACtttgctgttggtttttttttttttagtttaaatgttATAGTTTAAAATGACAGTTTTGTGGAAATCATTAACGTTAATGAAATCTTAAAGGAAGAGCTTTTAATGCTTTAAGCAATATGGAAAAATTTGGGAAGTttagtatgggaaaaaaaaattaatgcttcaCTTTATTATAAAAGCAGTCTGGCAAACAGCAAagaaaggtcttttttttcccctttgacatTACCCATTCTCCTGGCTTACTAAAAAGTTTCTACTGAAACTATTACATTGTGTAACATTAGTAGCTTTAATAGCCCTCTTGACCTAAATATGGCAGTATATGGCCTAATAAAGTGTTCGGAACAAAGTTCAGATCTTATCTTTGTTATCAGTTCAGGGCCAGTCTTGGAAAacttttctttgatctttatagttgcagctttttcattataatttctgAATTCTTGTGTTGTCAACGATGCTAGTATAACACAATGTGCAAAGATACTTTTCTATTGATAATGGAACCTggcttgttctttcattttccgTGTAGTCCTTTGCTAAGAGGGCGAATCACCCGTATAACCTAGGGGAGTGTAGTTTTCTGGGGGAATACTAGTATGGCCTTTTCTTAGGTTTGAAATTTCTGCTGAGATGACTGAGATACTTACATGGTGAAAAGTACTAAATTTGAGTGTTCACATGATAAAAAGGCACTGAGGTACTTGCAgagttgtatttatttaatggaaTTTTTGATGCTTTTTGTAAGACTGCAATGAAACATGGTTCCTTCATGGTGGTCTGAGTGAGGGGAAGACAGTTACAGCTGTGAATAATATTGTCTTGGAGTGAGGATTCTTCCAGGAAAGAAACCCTCCCTTTGACATTCTTTGTTTGtcttctgatttttatcattttttattatctaCTATTATAGGCACTTAGTGTGAATACCTACTTGATGTGAAGAACCAACTAATAACAAGCTACTACTTTCTTGAGTGATTACTCCAAGAATGAGTAATGGAAATTTTTTTAGTGAGATTTCCCTCAGTAGACCTATGTTTTAAGCCTATGTGGGGTTTACTAATTGTGATATTTAGTCAAATGTGATAAGTATTCAAAGTGTGTAGCATTGCTGTgaaaaactgaggctgagaattAGCCTAATTTTGAAGGCTCACTTTGTTACTTAACTGATCAcataactttgggcaagttattttgcAATTCCAAGGCTCTTCTCtaaaaaaagataagaacaatGTCAAGTGCATAAGATTATGGTGAGAGTTAAATGTGATATGTGTAGTATGTTtagcccattttctaattggtgTTAAATGCTTAGTAGGTACAAATATCATTATTCAGAAAGTTACCCTCTGGCagaagatgtggaagcaaccgaAGGTGCCCATCAGCAGATGAGTAGATAAGGGAAGATGtgacataaacacacatatatagacatacacagtggaagactactcagccataaaaaagaatgaaattttgccatttgcaacgaCATGGCATCATGAGGGTATTGATGTTAAgtcaaataaatcagagaaagacaaatgctgtaagatatcacttatatggggaatctaaaaaatacaaccaactagtgactataacaagaaagaaacagactcagatatagaaaacaaattagtagTTATCAGTGGGGAGGAGCAAGTTAAgcataggggattaagaggtacaaactagtatgtataaaataagctgcaaggatatatGATATGACACAAGGactgtagccaatattttataattataaatgagtataccctttaaaaattgtgaatcactgtattgtacagcTTTAGTTTATATAATAgtgtacatcaactgtacttccattaaaaaaaaaatcctatggcAGTAGCTAACTCCTGTTATGCAAGAGGAATTTCTGAGATTAGTACTAGCTGCCTattaaaaggaaagcaaacatGATGATCTGTGCTTTAGATCAAAGGTGAGTCAGGTTGTCCTCAAGAGGCAACCAGCTAAtcaacagaggaggcaagagaAGGGGCCAGAGTTCTACTAGCTTCTAGAAAATGGATTGGACTGAAAGGGTGTTAAGGTCCTGGGGGTTGATAACACTGGTGATTCATTCAGATGCTACTCAGAATCTATCAAGTGATATCCCCTAAATCATTTATGCTGTAGTAATCATTTTACAGCATAGGCAgaggtttctcaacctcagcataGGACTTTTCGAACTGGGTAATTGTTGTGGTGAGGGCTGTCTTTTTTAGTGTGAAATATTTAACAGCATTCATGAGGTTTATCTACACTTACATGAAATATTCAGAGTAGGCAGATCCACAGAGACAGCAGATGAGTAGTTGCCAGGGGATTGGAGAAGAGGGTAATTGGGAGTGGCTGCTTAATCatggggtttccttttggggagataaaaatgttctgaaactaGATAGTGGTGGTGCTGGTTGCACAACATTATGAATATACTAAATACCACTGAATTGTGTGTGTAcgttaaaatggtttaaaatggtgaattttatgtttatcacaataaaaggaaaaaagagataatCTGCATACATTGCCAGATGCCCCCTGGAGGGCAAAAAATCACCCccagttgagaatcactggtctGTGGCAAGAAGGGAGAATACTTGAAGGTGACTTACAAGGAAGGCTATACATTTTTGTCTAAAAGCCTGACTGATGCAAGGAATaaatttgcaaaaaaacaaaaacaaaaacaaaactgtaccTGAAATCTTAACTGGCTCGAAGAATCCAAGTGAACCTATAGAGAGCTTAAAACATGAAGCAGATAATCCCCCTAGCTCAGAAAGGGTTTATGAAAGCTGGAAGCAGAGAAGAAATTGAACTTTTCAATATGCCTAATCTCTACTAATATTTGGAGAGCACGTCTAGGACAAAGACCATTGTTTAGTGATTCTTACCTATAGAGAACTGATAAAGCAAATGCACAGTAAACCATCTGATCTGGGCAAGAACAGCAAAATATTCAAATCATGACAGCTCTCAGTGTTCTTAAAATAGATTAGGCAATGTGAATGAGGAGGAAGAGGCCGCAACACTGACACCGCCTTCCTCCTCTCAAAAAGTGGTCCAAGTGGGAACCAGTGAGAGAAAATCTTCCagagaacaaaaaggaaatacagtAAAGAAAAAGAGGTGGCAAAGAAGGAGACTCGACACAGCCTTGAAGCAATGTGTGATGCAGTCAAAGATTTGGACTTCATCAGTGTATCCTATCACTCAGCCATCAGttgtctttgaaaagatcaactaCAATAAATGGCCAAGAGCTTTGTAAGAAGGCCATTGAAGTGGAAAGAGAAATTGAATTATAGACGGGTAATAAGAGCTTCAAAGCAGAGGACGGAAAGCCATGCATTTTTCCAATAAATCTGAAAGAGCACCGAAACCCAAATGTACCCAAGACTTGGGAACGTTGGGAAGGAGCAGATCAGTTGGTCTGCATAAACCCTGGCCTGGTTTTGGAAGAGGAGCACAAAGGCAATGATTGTCTTCAGAAAAGGAAATACGCCCAGGCCATGCAAGCTTTTATACAGAGGCATCCACAGGATACCAAATCCTGCAGCAACCATGTACAAAGTATCCAGCTTAAGGACTAGGAAAAATTTATCCAGCTAGAACTTAAACTGCTTTAGGGAGGATACTTGGAAAGCACTTGCCCTTGAAACTTTCCTGAAAGGTAGCACAAAGACTATGGGTATCCAACGGAAGGCTCTAGACATGTAATCCAGCTGTAAGGAAGTAGCAGGTGGTCATGGGTGCCATGTGATGGTTAGGCCAGTTGCACCGACACATGGCCTTCCCATGTGGCTACTTGGGCTTCCTCACATCATGATGCCATTGTCCAAATATGAGCAGCCCCCTCTGGAAAGGGGGGAAAAGGCCAAAGCCTTATTGTTGTTTATGGTCTAACATTAGAAGTCACAttgtaggagtttccgtcatggcgcagtggttaatgaatctgactaggaaccatgaggttgcgggttcggtccctgcccttgctcagtgggttaacgatccagcgttgccatgagctgtggtgtaggttgcagatgcggctgggatcccgtgttgctgtggctctggcgtaggctggtggctacagctccgattcaacccctagcctgggaacctccatatgcggcaggagcagcccaagaaatagaaacaacaacaacaaaaaaaagacaaaagacaaaaaaaaaaaagagaagtcacaTTGTATCTTCTCTGCAGCAGTCACTAGCCCACCCAGTTTCAAGAAAAGGgaacacagattccatcccttaATGGAAAGAGGTCAATGATAACATTTGTAAGAAACACATTTGAGATGGAAAAtagtagttatttatttattttttttaatttaaattaaaatgtggttgatttacgatgttgtatcaatttttgctatacagcaaagtgacccagtcttatgtatatagacattctttttctcatattatcttccgtcatgctGTATCACAATAAATTGGATAAGTTCCTGTGCAGGACCTTCTTatgtatccattctaaatgtagtagtttgcatttgctaacccccccaaactcccagtccatcccaatctcccttggcaaccacaagtctgttgtacTTGTCTGgaggctgtttctgttctgtagatagggtcatttgtgccacattGTAGATGCCATGTATaaatgctatcatatggtatttgtctttttctttctgatttatttcacttagcatgagaatctctagctgtatccatgttgctagaaatggcactccattctttttttggctaagtAGTAATCCATTGTTGTCCaggtcaacagatgaatggattcagaagatacGGTTATTAGGTTGTTCccattcttggctattgtgaatagtgctggtatGAAtttagggatgcatgtatctttttgaatcaaagTTTTATCTAGGTGTCTGCCCAGGAGTTGTTttgttggatcatatggaagttctatatttagttttctgaggagcctccgtattgttttccatagtggttgtgccagtttacattcccaccaacaatataggagggtttccttttctccattccctCCCCATCATTTGTTAGtaatagacttattaatgatgaccattctgaccagtgtgaggtggtacctcattgtagtttagatttgcatttctctaataattagtgatgagcattttttcatatgcttgatGGCCAATccatatgtcctctttggagaaatgtctatttagtcttctgcccattttttaattaggttgttttggggttttttggttattGATTGTAGCTATTTCTAAAATGCCAAAACCTTTAAGCTAGTGAGAATTTTTCAGTCTAATTTTCAAATATCCAGCCAAAGCTGATTTTGGTTTAACTCCAGAAGCCAGGAACACTTATTTGTAATACAAATACATCCCATTTCCTAtagtatttttaatctttaaaagctGTCGTAAATTGTTCTTAGATAATATAAGTATATtgtgtaaattataaataaaaacactaataatTGTAGCAAGTAAGATTGATACCTAAGAAGAAATTAGAAGTAACTTTTTTCATAAAGAAGCATTCCTAAATTTATCTGCAGTAAAATAATTAtcgtaggtttttttttttaacataatctATGTATAATACACATTTCTGGTTGCAATTCTTGCTTATGTTCTTGTAAATTTTGTGAGTAGCCTTGGATTAAGGTTCTTTTGATGCTAAGCAGCTACTAGGCTGttaagaatattttctatttctttccgtTTCTTTGTGCCAAACAGATCCGTTCCGTTGGCAGGCTAAAAAGAGAGCGCTCTATGAGTGAAAATGCTGTTCGCCAGAACGGACAGCTAGTCAGAACTGACTCCATGTGAGTAGAAGCACTAAGCATTATATCTTCATAAGTTCTCTCCATATACTCCCTGTGCCATCCTTTTCGAAAtaatgtacttattttttaaaactcagatattaaaaaaaaaagcaaatgtgtttTATGTCTAAgaacctggagaaaaaaaataaatttacttctgCTAGTGTTTGAAATCTCTTATACATTTATGTCAATTTTATAGTTTCGCAACTCTTTATAGCTTTAATATCTCACCATTTTGTTAGTTTTGagaaatttttagtattttcttcttctaTGTGTATAATAGTATTCTATAAATGTGGTATTTAGGGAATCTCCTATAAAGTATACTTAAGAAAAATTGTGCAGCCTTCAAAAATGTTTATCTAACATgtagtttgggggaaaaaaagttacaaGAAAACACCTTATTAAGGAAGCATCTTTATTTTCAAGTTACTCAATTTGTCCTAAGATTGTCAAAGGACTACCTTTGCAGCTCTGCTTCTAAGGAGCCATAGTAAACAATGTGTTATAAGCAAGtcaaatttttttactttctaagaCCAATGACTCTCCGCCTACTGAGTCATTGAATTCATAGATcccttttattttccagaaatttaaGTACATTGTTTAAAGGACTATTTTGTAAACCTTTCCCATTTGGTTCTATCATCTTAAAGCTACCCCACTGTAAGATGTCTTAACTTGGGCAAgcgctttttgttgttttttgttgttttattaaaattaatggtCATTGAAAAATAAAGTACCCCTTTAAAAACTGGTCAGAATTTTAAGTCTTGCAGCCATTGGTAATTTAGATTGTGtaaattaatatttcttcttcattaaATCTCATTCTGTTTTCATGAGCTCATTCATCATGAACCATGTTTGATGTCAAGCATCTTGTTAGCTTCTCCAGGAAGCTTCTCTAGAGCATCAGGAGATGATTTGTCTGGCAGAGCTTTCAAATCTAgataaaagcaaaacatttcaaTGTGTGTACAAAATAACTAGAGCACAGTACAGTTATACCATTTCTATTAAAGTGTATCAAGTTCTAATTTCAACTTGTCTAAAGAGTAATTTCAACTTGTCTAAAGAGTAATTTCAACTTGTCTAAAGAGGATGCACAAAGGACTTTGATGGGTGTTGGATCTCTCTATTTTTGTGTTAGGTGCAAAGGAGAACTGTAACTGTTCTTATTTCTTGGGGAATCTAAATAATCCTAAAGCAGTTAGTGTTATTCTGTAGTTAGATAGGAAGATAGTAAGTTTAAAAGAGTCTATGTCTCCTTCGGGGAAAGCTTATCTAAAAAGTTCAACCATTATTCATATGAAATTTTTATGATAATTGTATGTTTCCCTGAAGGTACATGGCAGAAAATGTCAGCTGGCCCATGGGATCCATTTTTCTAGCATATATTCGAATATATTGCACAAATGGTGAAAAGATTACTTAATTCATGGTGAAGGTAGCTTCTTGATGTTTAGTATCCTTGGAAAGATTAAACATGCACTGAAAGgtttttgatattttctatttgtaatattttttaaggCAGTAAAACTTGCTAGTAAATTTTCCTATTATATAAAGATATGGCTGGTTATTTAGATCTGTAATTACTTTGAATATTCCattagtgaaataaaaacaggacTATTGTACTATAGCATcacttttgagtttatttcctcacaaagtatttatttatttattttgatttttcagggctgcacctgtggcatttggacgttcccaggctaggggtcgaatcagaactacaattgctggcctgcgccacagccacagcaatgcaggatcacggcaatgcaagatccttaacccactg belongs to Phacochoerus africanus isolate WHEZ1 chromosome 3, ROS_Pafr_v1, whole genome shotgun sequence and includes:
- the MFF gene encoding mitochondrial fission factor isoform X7; this encodes MSKRTSNDTPLGRVSGAAFPSPTAAEMAEISRIQYEMEYTEGISQRMRVPEKLKVAPPNADMEQGFQEGVSNASVIMQVPERIVVAGNNEDIPFSRPADLDLIQSTPFKPLALKTPPRVLTLSERPLDFLDLERPPPTPQNEEIRSVGRLKRERSMSENAVRQNGQLVRTDSMYGISNIDTTVEGTSDDMTVVDAASLRRQIIKLNRRLQLLEEENKERAKREMVMYSITVAFWLLNSWLWFRR
- the MFF gene encoding mitochondrial fission factor isoform X6 — encoded protein: MSKRTSNDTPLGRVSGAAFPSPTAAEMAEISRIQYEMEYTEGISQRMRVPEKLKVAPPNADMEQGFQEGVSNASVIMQVPERIVVAGNNEDIPFSRPADLDLIQSTPFKPLALKTPPRVLTLSERPLDFLDLERPPPTPQNEEIRSVGRLKRERSMSENAVRQNGQLVRTDSIPVLRGGSAAATSNPHHDNVRYGISNIDTTVEGTSDDMTVVDAASLRRQIIKLNRRLQLLEEENKERAKREMVMYSITVAFWLLNSWLWFRR
- the MFF gene encoding mitochondrial fission factor isoform X4, with translation MSKRTSNDTPLGRVSGAAFPSPTAAEMAEISRIQYEMEYTEGISQRMRVPEKLKVAPPNADMEQGFQEGVSNASVIMQVPERIVVAGNNEDIPFSRPADLDLIQSTPFKPLALKTPPRVLTLSERPLDFLDLERPPPTPQNEEIRSVGRLKRERSMSENAVRQNGQLVRTDSMWHRSDSAPRNKIARFQAALSAPEYTVTPSPQQVRVCPPHMLPEDGANLSSARGILSLLQSSTRRAYQQILDVLDENRRPVLRGGSAAATSNPHHDNVRYGISNIDTTVEGTSDDMTVVDAASLRRQIIKLNRRLQLLEEENKERAKREMVMYSITVAFWLLNSWLWFRR
- the MFF gene encoding mitochondrial fission factor isoform X2 — encoded protein: MAEISRIQYEMEYTEGISQRMRVPEKLKVAPPNADMEQGFQEGVSNASVIMQVPERIVVAGNNEDIPFSRPADLDLIQSTPFKPLALKTPPRVLTLSERPLDFLDLERPPPTPQNEEIRSVGRLKRERSMSENAVRQNGQLVRTDSIVTPSPQQVRVCPPHMLPEDGANLSSARGILSLLQSSTRRAYQQILDVLDENRRPVLRGGSAAATSNPHHDNVRYGISNIDTTVEGTSDDMTVVDAASLRRQIIKLNRRLQLLEEENKERAKREMVMYSITVAFWLLNSWLWFRR